The proteins below come from a single Bryobacter aggregatus MPL3 genomic window:
- a CDS encoding zinc ribbon domain-containing protein gives MAQDLQLALQMQRMDRQLAQLEAEIRGLPKRIAALEAKLDAHQKRLVADQAALTWNQLEIKRLSDATVDAKAKIERLKKQTMQSTTQEQLTAFQHEVAFAEGEIVKNEAESFRLIEASEALAATVRTAEAELAVERENVEKEKVDATARSEADRKKGVKLYRERIQLGKEVPPALLKDYERLRKKHKDGIVVAECTEGLCTSCQMNIRPALLQQIRQYPETIFHCESCLRMLFYNPPISVDGIPSSTQLPT, from the coding sequence ATGGCTCAGGATCTACAACTTGCTTTACAGATGCAGCGGATGGACCGCCAACTCGCACAACTGGAGGCCGAGATTCGCGGATTGCCCAAGCGAATCGCGGCTTTAGAAGCGAAACTGGACGCACACCAGAAGCGGCTGGTCGCCGACCAGGCAGCGCTTACCTGGAACCAGTTAGAGATCAAAAGACTCAGTGATGCAACGGTCGATGCAAAGGCGAAAATCGAACGTCTGAAGAAGCAAACTATGCAGTCGACGACCCAGGAACAGTTGACCGCCTTCCAACACGAAGTTGCCTTCGCCGAAGGCGAGATCGTGAAGAACGAAGCAGAGTCCTTCCGGTTGATCGAAGCAAGTGAAGCGCTCGCCGCGACCGTGCGCACCGCAGAGGCCGAATTGGCGGTGGAGCGCGAGAACGTCGAAAAAGAAAAAGTCGATGCCACCGCACGCAGCGAGGCAGATCGCAAAAAGGGCGTAAAACTCTATCGCGAGCGCATCCAGTTGGGTAAAGAAGTGCCACCTGCCCTGTTGAAAGACTATGAACGTCTGCGCAAGAAGCACAAGGATGGCATCGTAGTCGCCGAATGTACCGAAGGGCTTTGCACCTCCTGCCAGATGAACATTCGCCCTGCCTTACTCCAGCAAATCCGGCAGTATCCCGAAACCATCTTCCACTGTGAAAGCTGCCTGCGGATGCTCTTTTATAACCCACCGATCTC
- the murJ gene encoding murein biosynthesis integral membrane protein MurJ — protein sequence MRSASIMSFAVAMSRVSGLVREMVMSRLFGASMPYDAFRIGFQIPNLTRDLFAEGALSAAFVPAFTDALHNKGREEASRLANLVSTTLILVVGLICAMGAVFSPTLVHLAAPGFGQTPGKLELAASLTRIMFPFLLLVALAAQAMGILNALKQFAVPALSSTFFNIGSVLTGILLGVVLGPKLGISAIEGMAWGVLVGGAMQLGFQIPALIKAGFTFKPTIDFSDPGLRQILAMMGPAILGNAATQINVLVNSNLASEIIDPARGANGPVGWLNYAFRFMQLPLGLFGVAIASATLPAISRSAAAANWEEFRRTLSRSLGLVFLLTIPSSVGLVLVGKAMIGAVYQGGKFEYYDTQQTAVALSCFAIGLAGYSALKVLSPAFYALKDSRTPMLVSLGSVVVNYALARTMVDVFHFGHAGLALSTSGIALFSSITLFLLMRQRIGGLYGRLLWTSLSKAAVSSLAMAAAVAGILYFAGSWAFVLQLAVAIPVGAIVFYFAARALRVEELAMATDAMAGPLKRRIPFLRGTL from the coding sequence GTGCGCTCCGCATCGATCATGAGCTTTGCGGTGGCGATGTCACGCGTCTCGGGGCTGGTGCGCGAGATGGTGATGAGCCGTTTGTTTGGCGCCTCGATGCCCTACGATGCGTTTCGCATCGGTTTTCAGATTCCGAACCTCACCCGGGATCTGTTTGCCGAAGGAGCGCTGTCAGCGGCTTTTGTGCCAGCCTTCACAGACGCGCTGCACAATAAGGGACGCGAAGAAGCTTCGCGATTGGCGAATCTGGTGTCCACCACCCTGATTCTCGTGGTGGGCCTGATCTGCGCGATGGGCGCAGTCTTTAGTCCAACGCTCGTCCATCTGGCCGCCCCCGGTTTTGGCCAGACCCCGGGCAAGCTGGAACTCGCCGCTTCGCTCACCCGCATCATGTTCCCGTTTCTGTTGCTGGTGGCCTTGGCTGCACAGGCCATGGGCATCCTGAATGCGCTGAAGCAGTTCGCCGTGCCTGCGCTTTCTTCGACCTTTTTCAATATCGGAAGCGTGCTGACGGGGATCTTGCTCGGCGTTGTCCTCGGTCCGAAGCTTGGTATTTCGGCAATCGAAGGAATGGCCTGGGGAGTGCTGGTGGGCGGGGCGATGCAGCTCGGCTTCCAAATCCCTGCTCTCATCAAAGCGGGGTTCACATTCAAGCCAACGATCGATTTTAGTGATCCCGGATTACGGCAGATTCTCGCCATGATGGGCCCGGCAATTCTGGGGAATGCAGCAACGCAGATCAACGTATTGGTCAACTCAAACCTCGCCTCGGAGATCATCGATCCGGCGCGTGGCGCCAATGGACCGGTCGGCTGGCTGAACTACGCCTTCCGCTTTATGCAGTTGCCGCTCGGGCTATTTGGAGTGGCCATTGCCAGTGCCACGCTGCCCGCGATTTCAAGAAGCGCCGCGGCAGCCAATTGGGAGGAGTTCCGCCGCACGCTGTCGCGCTCCTTGGGCTTGGTGTTTCTTCTCACCATCCCCAGTTCCGTGGGGCTGGTTCTTGTCGGCAAGGCCATGATCGGAGCCGTTTACCAGGGCGGAAAGTTTGAGTATTACGACACCCAACAGACAGCCGTCGCGCTGTCCTGCTTCGCCATTGGCCTGGCAGGATATTCCGCGCTGAAGGTGTTGAGCCCAGCCTTCTACGCGCTGAAAGACTCCCGCACGCCAATGCTCGTCTCGCTGGGAAGTGTCGTTGTGAACTATGCACTGGCAAGGACGATGGTGGACGTATTTCACTTTGGCCATGCGGGGCTCGCCCTCTCCACCTCCGGCATCGCCCTGTTCAGTTCCATTACGCTGTTTCTGCTGATGCGGCAGCGGATCGGCGGCTTGTATGGACGCCTGCTTTGGACCAGCCTTTCGAAGGCTGCGGTATCGAGTCTGGCAATGGCTGCCGCCGTGGCAGGAATCCTGTATTTTGCAGGAAGTTGGGCCTTTGTTCTGCAGTTGGCGGTGGCAATTCCGGTGGGTGCCATTGTCTTCTATTTTGCCGCTCGCGCGTTGAGAGTGGAGGAGTTAGCCATGGCAACCGATGCGATGGCCGGGCCCCTGAAGCGCCGGATACCCTTCTTGCGTGGTACCTTGTAA
- a CDS encoding dipeptidase, which produces MSTNASSLSPWVESNRQRLLDELFELIRIPSVSTLPEHKADVLRAAEFTASKLKAAGLENVEIIPTEGHPLVYADWLHADGKPTVLCYGHYDVQPPDPLDLWISPPFEPELRNGNIYARGAVDDKGQFYMHVKAIEGLMALHGKLPVNVKFLIEGEEEIGGKSISKYVPANREKLQADVALVSDTALYAEGLPTLCIGLRGLVYLEITAQGAMRDLHSGLYGGAAPNAVFGLIELLAKTKNSEGQIQIPGIYDDVAEPDAAELQSWESLPFSEAAMLRDEVGSTRLTGEPGRSVLERVWSRPTLEVHGIAGGFTGAGAKTVIPATATAKVSLRLVPNQNPEKVVEAVRSFVATHAPAGIVCSVNVLSDGPGLLVNPNHPAIAVAAQAFEDMMGKPTVFTRSGGSIPIVGEFHEYLGIPTILMGLGLPDDGLHSPNEKFKLENYYLGIETVAHFLEKYGA; this is translated from the coding sequence ATGTCCACCAACGCCAGCTCGCTTTCCCCCTGGGTAGAATCCAATCGCCAGCGATTGCTCGATGAACTCTTCGAGCTGATTCGCATCCCCAGCGTCTCCACCTTGCCGGAACACAAGGCCGATGTCCTGCGAGCCGCGGAGTTCACAGCCAGCAAACTGAAGGCCGCAGGTCTCGAGAATGTCGAGATCATTCCGACCGAAGGACACCCGCTTGTCTATGCCGACTGGCTCCATGCCGATGGCAAGCCAACGGTGCTTTGCTACGGCCACTACGATGTCCAGCCGCCCGACCCTCTCGATCTTTGGATCTCTCCTCCCTTTGAGCCAGAGTTGCGGAACGGCAACATCTACGCACGCGGCGCGGTGGACGACAAGGGCCAGTTCTATATGCACGTGAAGGCCATCGAAGGACTGATGGCGTTGCATGGAAAGCTGCCGGTGAATGTGAAGTTCCTGATCGAAGGCGAGGAGGAAATTGGCGGGAAATCCATCTCGAAATATGTGCCGGCAAACCGCGAAAAGCTGCAGGCCGATGTCGCATTGGTATCCGATACGGCGCTCTATGCCGAAGGCCTGCCGACGCTTTGTATTGGCTTGCGCGGGCTTGTCTATTTGGAGATCACCGCGCAAGGCGCGATGCGCGATCTGCACTCTGGCCTCTATGGCGGCGCTGCGCCGAATGCGGTGTTCGGATTGATCGAACTGCTTGCCAAGACCAAGAACAGCGAGGGCCAGATTCAGATTCCGGGAATCTATGACGATGTTGCCGAACCGGATGCGGCCGAGTTGCAGTCCTGGGAGAGCCTGCCGTTTTCAGAAGCGGCGATGCTGCGCGATGAGGTTGGTTCCACTCGCTTGACCGGTGAGCCTGGGCGCAGCGTACTCGAGCGGGTGTGGTCACGGCCCACCCTCGAGGTGCATGGCATCGCGGGCGGTTTCACCGGCGCCGGAGCGAAGACCGTGATCCCCGCCACAGCAACGGCTAAGGTATCGCTGCGGCTGGTGCCGAACCAGAATCCGGAGAAGGTGGTTGAGGCGGTGCGGAGTTTTGTCGCAACGCATGCGCCGGCCGGGATTGTCTGCAGCGTGAACGTGTTGTCCGATGGCCCCGGGCTGCTGGTGAATCCGAATCATCCTGCCATTGCTGTCGCCGCCCAGGCCTTTGAAGACATGATGGGCAAGCCGACGGTGTTTACGCGCAGCGGCGGTTCCATTCCCATCGTCGGTGAGTTTCACGAGTATCTTGGCATCCCGACGATCCTCATGGGCCTGGGCCTGCCCGACGATGGCCTCCATTCGCCGAATGAAAAGTTCAAACTGGAGAATTACTATTTGGGTATCGAGACAGTGGCGCACTTTCTTGAGAAGTATGGAGCGTAG
- a CDS encoding YkgJ family cysteine cluster protein: MPKASSFEIRFQCQTGCRKCCEVSGYVYLTEEDVSNAARYLKMPQADFEARFLYRTRHMRRIRKPRGGKQCPFLDEKGCSIHAVKPVQCRLFPFWPELVENRQQWKQTAEWCPGIGQGKLVQIGTALELAQEMREKYPDTYA, encoded by the coding sequence GTGCCTAAAGCGTCGAGCTTCGAGATTCGATTCCAGTGCCAGACTGGCTGCCGCAAGTGTTGCGAGGTTAGCGGCTATGTCTATCTCACGGAAGAAGATGTCTCGAACGCCGCGCGTTATCTGAAGATGCCACAGGCGGATTTTGAAGCCCGCTTTCTCTATCGCACGCGGCACATGCGCCGCATTCGCAAACCGAGAGGCGGCAAGCAATGTCCTTTCCTGGATGAAAAGGGATGCAGCATCCACGCGGTGAAGCCGGTTCAATGCCGTCTCTTTCCTTTCTGGCCCGAACTGGTCGAGAACCGGCAGCAATGGAAGCAAACTGCGGAGTGGTGTCCGGGGATCGGGCAGGGCAAGCTGGTGCAAATTGGTACGGCGCTCGAGCTCGCCCAAGAGATGCGCGAAAAGTATCCCGACACCTACGCTTAG
- a CDS encoding aminoglycoside phosphotransferase family protein codes for MSQFEPYLQRWELVPDGLPIHTSSSSLLPVIYRELPAMLKLAVVEEEKRAGILMDWWGGDGAALVLEQHQGVLLLERAMGESSLSTMAREGRDDEASRIACLVAAKLHTPRAQPPAHLVPLEIWFQDLGPAALQHGGVLQYSAAAARELLASPQDIVGLHGDLHHGNILDFGPRGWLAIDPKGLIGERTFDFANLFCNPDPETALLPGRLVRQLEIVTTSAGLDRKRLLQWILAWSGLSAVWMMQDGLKPDLEISIAELAVSELARESSSL; via the coding sequence ATGTCTCAATTCGAACCCTATCTGCAGCGTTGGGAGCTAGTTCCCGATGGTCTGCCCATTCACACCTCGAGCAGTTCACTGCTGCCGGTGATCTATCGGGAGCTCCCAGCCATGCTGAAGCTTGCGGTGGTGGAGGAAGAAAAGCGCGCCGGGATCCTGATGGACTGGTGGGGTGGCGACGGGGCCGCGCTTGTATTGGAACAACACCAGGGGGTGCTATTACTCGAGCGCGCGATGGGAGAATCTTCTCTAAGCACGATGGCACGGGAAGGGCGTGACGACGAAGCGAGCCGGATTGCCTGCCTTGTTGCCGCAAAACTCCATACGCCGCGAGCGCAGCCCCCCGCGCACTTGGTGCCACTCGAGATCTGGTTTCAGGATCTGGGGCCCGCAGCGCTGCAGCATGGCGGTGTTCTGCAGTACTCCGCCGCGGCAGCCCGTGAGCTCCTGGCCAGCCCACAGGATATTGTTGGATTGCACGGCGATCTTCATCACGGAAACATCCTTGATTTCGGACCACGGGGCTGGCTCGCCATCGACCCCAAAGGCCTGATCGGCGAGCGCACTTTCGATTTTGCAAATCTGTTTTGCAATCCCGATCCGGAGACGGCGCTTCTACCGGGACGCCTGGTCCGGCAATTGGAGATCGTCACCACCTCGGCGGGCTTGGATCGAAAGAGACTCCTGCAGTGGATTCTCGCCTGGTCCGGATTGTCCGCAGTCTGGATGATGCAAGACGGGCTCAAGCCGGACTTGGAGATCTCGATTGCAGAGCTTGCCGTTTCGGAACTGGCTCGCGAGAGCTCGTCACTCTAA
- a CDS encoding flagellar basal body rod protein FlgB, producing MFDPLTGRMAQYLDLLADRQKLVAANIANADTPGYKTKDIDFHFEFQSLLDGAAPHVIEPEGLKTKNDGNNVDVDREMRLLSENSMRFNLVSQLVKGDARDIRLAIKDARG from the coding sequence ATGTTCGATCCACTCACCGGACGGATGGCGCAATATCTGGACCTTCTGGCGGACCGCCAGAAGCTGGTGGCCGCCAATATCGCGAATGCCGATACCCCCGGCTACAAGACCAAGGACATCGACTTTCACTTTGAGTTCCAATCACTGCTCGATGGTGCGGCGCCTCATGTCATTGAGCCGGAAGGCCTGAAAACAAAGAACGACGGCAATAATGTGGACGTCGACCGGGAGATGCGGCTCTTGAGTGAGAACAGCATGCGCTTCAATCTTGTCAGCCAGTTAGTCAAGGGCGATGCCCGCGACATCCGGCTGGCCATTAAGGATGCCCGCGGCTAA
- the flgC gene encoding flagellar basal body rod protein FlgC, whose protein sequence is MSLFQSLSVSASGMSAQRFRTELLAQNIANSETTRTEEGGPYRRQDAVFQSAGVSSPFSSAFQSSLDAPNTGVAISEVQIDDKDPILRYMPGHPDADQKGYVAFPNFNPIEEMVDMTNASRSFGANVTAMNAVKDMISKSIDLLRG, encoded by the coding sequence ATGAGTCTCTTTCAAAGCTTAAGTGTGAGTGCATCGGGCATGTCGGCCCAACGTTTCAGAACGGAACTGCTCGCTCAGAACATCGCCAATTCGGAAACCACTCGCACCGAAGAGGGTGGTCCCTATCGCCGTCAGGATGCAGTCTTCCAGTCGGCAGGGGTCAGCAGCCCTTTCAGCTCTGCGTTCCAGTCCTCTCTTGATGCGCCCAATACGGGCGTTGCAATCAGTGAGGTTCAGATCGACGACAAGGACCCGATTCTGCGTTATATGCCCGGTCATCCGGATGCCGACCAGAAGGGCTATGTTGCGTTTCCGAACTTCAATCCGATTGAAGAGATGGTCGACATGACTAATGCCAGCCGCTCTTTCGGCGCGAATGTAACGGCCATGAATGCGGTGAAAGATATGATCTCGAAATCCATCGATTTACTCCGAGGCTAA
- the fliE gene encoding flagellar hook-basal body complex protein FliE, translating to MDFSISKAIELVKPLDPIAMPDGMNPLSPGTNDFKNLFSGLIGNVKSAQAESSNQVAAWMNGEDVDVHQVAMSVQKAGLTFEIAMEARNKVMQAYQEVMRMQI from the coding sequence ATGGACTTTTCAATCTCAAAAGCAATTGAACTGGTAAAGCCGCTCGATCCGATCGCGATGCCGGATGGGATGAACCCCTTATCTCCCGGGACCAACGATTTCAAGAATCTATTCAGTGGTTTGATCGGAAACGTAAAGTCCGCCCAGGCCGAGTCGAGCAATCAGGTGGCGGCCTGGATGAACGGGGAAGATGTCGACGTCCATCAGGTTGCGATGAGCGTGCAGAAGGCGGGTCTCACCTTTGAGATCGCCATGGAGGCTCGCAATAAGGTGATGCAGGCCTACCAGGAAGTCATGAGGATGCAGATCTGA
- the fliF gene encoding flagellar basal-body MS-ring/collar protein FliF: MNQIRERFDSLSLRQKITIGVAFLAVIAGLYGFTTYQREKDFKPLFTQLAPEDAGQLTNRLREKNVEYKIGEDGASVYVRSARLSELRLELAAQGLPRSGRIGFEIFDKTNFALTEFAEQVNYQRALEGELERTVSSLREVDHARVHLTFAKQSIFQDNRQPAKASVVLKLKTGARLPQASVQSVVFLLSSAVEGLQPEHVSLIDQNGILLSRPRKAGAAEEDYPDILLEYRQKLEKDLLAKLNATLTPLLGEEKYRAGVTIDCDMTSGEASEESYDPEKAVVTSEQKSEDESGIPLASGVPGTASNLPRPTSRPASAQTGTKRKTESTNYQASRSIRRTRTPQGAIKRVSLSVLLDQDLRWEGVGSTAKRVLDPPSPEKIKAIREVVSAAVGLVPERGDLVIVESLPFDATLKVAAPLAPLPPVPPKPMLEIPVPILPFLPAPLKDPNVLLAVLVASVVLLLVLGMAVFWFLRKRKKKVTATGSAAIRSRAASTAELENEDVSSDDRSFEERLIEQQDLQKRLEQKELEKLKMPHVTTQKGKILQQHITEEAKKDPMMIALILRSWLHGG, encoded by the coding sequence TTGAACCAGATTCGCGAGCGATTCGACAGCCTGAGTCTTCGTCAGAAGATCACGATCGGGGTTGCCTTTCTAGCGGTAATCGCCGGTCTGTATGGCTTCACCACCTACCAGCGGGAGAAGGACTTCAAACCGCTGTTCACCCAATTGGCCCCCGAGGATGCAGGGCAACTCACCAACCGGCTGCGCGAGAAGAATGTGGAGTACAAGATCGGAGAGGACGGGGCGAGCGTCTATGTCCGGAGCGCCCGGCTTTCGGAACTTCGCCTCGAGTTGGCGGCTCAGGGATTGCCGAGAAGCGGCCGCATCGGATTCGAGATTTTCGACAAGACGAACTTTGCGCTCACTGAGTTTGCCGAACAAGTGAATTACCAGCGTGCGCTGGAAGGAGAGCTCGAGCGTACCGTATCCAGTCTGCGCGAAGTGGACCATGCCCGCGTTCATCTCACCTTTGCGAAGCAATCCATCTTTCAAGACAACCGCCAGCCCGCCAAGGCCAGTGTCGTTTTGAAACTCAAGACTGGGGCGCGTTTGCCGCAAGCGTCGGTGCAGTCGGTTGTGTTTCTCTTGTCCAGCGCGGTCGAAGGCTTGCAGCCCGAACACGTTTCGCTAATAGACCAGAACGGCATCCTGCTCAGCCGTCCTCGCAAGGCCGGCGCAGCGGAGGAGGACTATCCGGATATCCTGCTCGAGTACCGTCAAAAGCTCGAAAAGGACCTGCTCGCCAAACTCAATGCGACCCTGACGCCTCTGCTGGGAGAAGAGAAGTATCGTGCCGGCGTCACCATCGATTGCGACATGACGAGTGGGGAGGCGAGTGAGGAATCCTACGATCCGGAAAAAGCAGTCGTCACCTCGGAACAAAAATCCGAAGATGAGAGCGGGATTCCATTGGCAAGCGGTGTGCCCGGCACAGCCTCCAATCTTCCGCGTCCCACTTCCCGCCCAGCTTCCGCACAGACAGGCACCAAGCGAAAGACTGAAAGTACGAACTATCAGGCTAGCCGCTCCATCCGCCGCACCCGGACACCTCAGGGGGCGATCAAGCGTGTCTCCTTGTCGGTGTTGCTGGATCAGGATCTGCGATGGGAGGGCGTTGGCTCGACTGCGAAGCGAGTGCTTGATCCGCCCAGTCCTGAAAAGATCAAGGCGATCCGCGAGGTGGTATCGGCAGCAGTCGGGCTTGTTCCCGAGCGCGGTGATCTCGTCATCGTGGAGAGTCTGCCCTTTGATGCGACGTTAAAAGTCGCGGCGCCACTGGCACCGCTCCCGCCTGTTCCTCCCAAACCGATGTTAGAAATTCCGGTCCCGATACTACCTTTCTTACCGGCTCCGCTCAAAGATCCCAATGTCCTGCTTGCGGTGCTGGTGGCCTCGGTTGTACTGCTGCTGGTTCTCGGCATGGCTGTGTTCTGGTTCCTCCGCAAAAGAAAGAAGAAAGTTACTGCCACCGGAAGTGCCGCGATCCGGAGTCGCGCGGCGAGTACGGCAGAACTGGAGAATGAGGATGTATCCAGCGATGACCGCAGCTTTGAGGAGCGGCTGATCGAGCAGCAGGATTTGCAAAAGCGTCTCGAACAGAAAGAACTGGAAAAGCTGAAGATGCCTCATGTTACGACGCAAAAAGGCAAGATACTCCAGCAGCACATCACCGAGGAGGCAAAGAAAGACCCGATGATGATCGCGCTCATCCTGCGCAGTTGGCTCCATGGAGGCTAG
- the fliG gene encoding flagellar motor switch protein FliG, with translation MAETLTPAKIPDVLPDDPTVRVNLPGAKKAAILLIILGEDLTSEVLKQMDDAEVHRIGQELARATAVTAEVAEAILEEFYQMSIAHQYVLKGGVDYAKKVLVQAFGPEEAKKILDRLLKQLGGESLSFDALQKADPTQLAKFIHNEHPQTIALILSHLNPSQAAGLLYALPGPIRADVAHRMASLEQISPEIIGKIASIIGLKLKEIGDFSRESTGGVQAVAEMFNRLDSGTSKEILESLEDLNPQLTQTIRQLMFVFEDMLMVDELGIKELLSRIDRKLLTVALKGTSDKLRDHFLTAMSQRGAEMLREDMDALGPVKIREVEGAQQQIITTLRQLENEGVVNLKGTVGEQYVN, from the coding sequence ATGGCTGAAACGCTCACTCCGGCGAAGATTCCTGATGTGCTCCCCGACGATCCGACGGTTCGCGTCAATCTTCCTGGTGCGAAGAAGGCGGCGATCCTGCTCATCATTCTGGGCGAAGATCTCACCTCGGAGGTCCTCAAGCAGATGGACGATGCGGAGGTGCACCGCATCGGACAAGAACTGGCTCGTGCCACGGCGGTGACCGCAGAAGTGGCGGAGGCAATTCTCGAGGAGTTCTACCAGATGTCAATCGCCCACCAATATGTCTTGAAAGGTGGTGTCGATTATGCAAAGAAGGTGCTGGTTCAGGCTTTTGGGCCGGAAGAGGCAAAGAAGATCCTCGATCGCCTTCTGAAGCAACTGGGCGGAGAGAGTCTCAGTTTTGATGCGCTGCAGAAGGCCGATCCGACACAGCTGGCAAAGTTCATTCACAATGAGCATCCCCAGACGATTGCCCTGATTCTCTCGCATCTGAACCCTTCCCAGGCCGCGGGTCTTCTCTACGCGTTGCCGGGGCCGATTCGTGCTGATGTTGCGCATCGCATGGCGAGCCTGGAGCAGATTTCTCCAGAAATCATCGGCAAGATCGCCAGCATTATCGGCTTGAAGCTCAAAGAGATTGGAGATTTTAGCCGGGAATCGACGGGTGGGGTTCAGGCGGTTGCTGAAATGTTCAACCGCCTCGATTCTGGCACAAGCAAGGAAATTCTGGAGTCGCTGGAAGATCTGAATCCGCAACTGACCCAGACGATCCGCCAATTGATGTTTGTCTTTGAGGATATGCTCATGGTGGACGAGCTTGGGATCAAGGAACTGCTGTCCCGTATTGACCGGAAACTGCTGACGGTTGCGCTCAAGGGGACTAGCGACAAGTTGCGGGATCATTTTCTCACTGCGATGTCACAGCGAGGTGCGGAGATGCTCCGCGAAGACATGGATGCGCTTGGCCCGGTCAAGATCCGCGAGGTCGAGGGCGCGCAACAGCAGATCATTACTACGCTGCGGCAACTGGAGAACGAAGGAGTTGTGAATCTGAAGGGGACGGTGGGCGAACAGTATGTCAACTAG
- a CDS encoding FliH/SctL family protein, whose protein sequence is MSTSRPAEIRTEDRTPAPAGSMSRILEESEAARIGLAPWAIEEFDREPLITAAPLMVEASAVDATQQQIVELQNAHRYELEEAVHRTRTECEARAQARIQHEIEPWLKRMAQSIEDLATVKQRYRLESEEQLVRLAVAIARRILHREIQVDCEALLGLIHAAMQRLEVRELNRVLLNPKDHAALQPFLERLGLPPRVEIVSDAGLDRGALLLESTTGILDASIQAQLDEVERGFVDLMGRRT, encoded by the coding sequence ATGTCAACTAGCCGCCCTGCCGAAATCCGTACGGAGGATCGCACCCCGGCTCCAGCCGGCAGCATGTCGCGCATTCTTGAGGAGAGCGAAGCCGCGCGGATAGGCTTGGCACCTTGGGCCATTGAAGAGTTCGATCGGGAGCCGCTCATCACGGCTGCGCCGTTGATGGTCGAAGCAAGTGCGGTCGATGCGACGCAGCAGCAGATCGTGGAGCTGCAAAATGCGCACCGGTACGAACTCGAAGAAGCTGTCCATCGCACCAGAACGGAGTGCGAGGCGCGGGCGCAGGCTCGGATCCAGCACGAAATCGAACCCTGGCTCAAGCGGATGGCGCAGTCCATTGAAGATCTGGCTACGGTCAAGCAGCGCTATCGGCTGGAGAGTGAAGAGCAATTAGTCCGCCTGGCGGTGGCGATTGCCCGCCGGATTCTTCATCGGGAAATCCAGGTAGATTGCGAAGCGCTCCTTGGTCTGATTCATGCCGCGATGCAACGTTTAGAGGTGCGAGAGCTGAATCGCGTTCTTTTGAATCCCAAAGACCATGCCGCGCTCCAACCTTTCCTCGAACGCTTGGGTTTGCCACCCCGTGTCGAGATCGTCTCGGATGCGGGCCTTGACCGTGGAGCCCTTTTACTGGAAAGCACCACGGGCATTCTGGATGCCTCGATTCAGGCGCAACTGGACGAAGTCGAGCGTGGCTTCGTCGATCTGATGGGGAGAAGGACATGA